From a region of the Archocentrus centrarchus isolate MPI-CPG fArcCen1 chromosome 18, fArcCen1, whole genome shotgun sequence genome:
- the LOC115797058 gene encoding high affinity immunoglobulin gamma Fc receptor I-like, with the protein MCKSRRRDDSYSSTEWSEAFTLSVTIPIKPTVILQPSWTQIFSGETVTVRCEIQGGTQWMYEWSPAKLNTPPTSNEYRISRAAESDSGGYRCRGRRDYLLTWWSDTITLTVSGKPRTTLTAQRSKVIPAGGSVTLICSVEGSAGWKFDWFRRDSVSSEAQLMRGNEANRDIRVSQGGLYHCRGGRGDPAFFSEDSDTVMIKEQVLSAVTLHPSWSQIFTGEKISLRCEIEGGEGKVWKYEWRAPNTISPPTSREYRISRVSGSHRGAYSCRGSSDYLFTEWSHPFELRVSCE; encoded by the exons TTCCCATTAAGCCCACTGTGATCCTGCAGCCATCCTGGACTCAGATATTCAGCGGTGAGACAGTCACTGTCAGATGTGAGATTCAGGGAGGAACTCAGTGGATGTATGAATGGAGTCCAGCCAAGTTAAACACACCTCCAACATCCAATGAATACAGAatcagcagagctgctgagtCTGACAGTGGAGGATACAGATGCAGGGGCAGAAGGGACTATTTGTTAACATGGTGGAGTGATACCATCACACTGACTGTATCAG GTAAACCCAGAAccacactgacagcacaaaggtcaaaggtcataccagcagggggcagcgtgACCCTGATCTGCTCTGTGGAGGGCTCTGCTGGCTGGAAGTTTGACTGGTTCAGACGTGATTCAGTCTCTTCTGAAGCTCAGCTcatgagaggaaatgaagcaaacagagatattagagtctCACAAGGAGGTCTGTAccactgcagaggagggagaggagatccagctttcttctctgaggACAGTGATACAGTTATGATTAAGGAACAAG TTTTGTCTGCTGTGACTCTGCATCCCAGCTGGTCTCAGATATTCACTGGTGAGAAAATCAGCCTCAGATGTGAGATTGAAGGAGGTGAAGGAAAGGTGTGGAAATATGAATGGAGAGCACCCAACACAATCAGCCCTCCAACATCCAGAGAATACAGGATCAGCAGAGTTTCAGGGTCCCACAGAGGAGCCTACAGCTGTCGGGGTAGCAGTGACTATCTCTTTACAGAGTGGAGTCATCCCTTCGAACTGAGAGTTTCATGTGAGTAA
- the LOC115797057 gene encoding LOW QUALITY PROTEIN: putative high affinity immunoglobulin gamma Fc receptor IC (The sequence of the model RefSeq protein was modified relative to this genomic sequence to represent the inferred CDS: substituted 2 bases at 2 genomic stop codons) has protein sequence MRGNEAKRDIRVSQGGLYHCRGRRGDPAFSSEDSNEVTVEETLPIKPTVILQPSWTQIFSGETVTVRCEIQGGTQWTYEWIPAKLNTPPTSNEYRISRAAESDSGGYRCRGRRNYLLTWWSDTIRLTVSSKPKAELRTDNTAVPVGGRVTLTCSVNPSSSSSSSSSSGWKYYWYRDEKHSEPLTTQDAVFLSNGQIRVSQEGLYRCRGGRGDPVYYTEYSQSVRIETIVYXXLIVVCYTLSGADSSSSPVWVIFGLVCGVSLILLLLFLYRRRKIKDSSFIRPYSQESTTDHGVNQNETHEHNALHPGQFFK, from the exons atgagaggaaatgaagcaaaGAGAGATATTAGAGTCTCACAAGGAGGTCTGTACCACTGCAGAGGACGGAGAGGAGATCCAGCTTTCTCCTCTGAGGACAGCAATGAagtcactgtggaggaaacGC TTCCCATTAAGCCCACTGTGATCCTGCAGCCATCCTGGACTCAGATATTCAGCGGTGAGACAGTCACTGTCAGATGTGAGATTCAGGGAGGAACTCAGTGGACGTATGAATGGATTCCAGCCAAGTTAAACACACCTCCAACATCCAATGAATACAGAatcagcagagctgctgagtCTGACAGTGGAGGATACAGATGCAGGGGCAGAAGGAACTATTTGTTAACATGGTGGAGTGATACCATCAGACTGACTGTATCAT CTAAACCAAAGGCTGAACTGAGAACTGATAACACAGCTGTTCCAGTAGGGGGCAGAGTGACCCTGACCTGCTCTGTGaacccatcatcatcatcatcatcatcatcatcatcaggatGGAAATACTACTGGTACAGAGATGAGAAACACTCTGAACCTCTGACCACACAAGATGCAGTTTTCCTCTCAAATGGACAAATCAGAGTCTCACAGGAAGGACTCTAcaggtgcagaggaggaagaggagacccagttTACTACACAGAgtacagtcagtcagtcaggatTGAAACAATCG tttattaataattaattgttGTTTGTTATACCTTGTCAGGAGCTGACAGCTCTTCATCTCCGGTGTGGGTGATTTTTGGACTTGTTTGTGGAGTCTCTCTCATTCTTCTCCTGCTCTTCTTGTATCGCCGTAGAAAGATCAAGG attcaAGCTTCATCAG GCCATACAGTCAGGAGTCCACCACAGATCATGGAGTCAACCAGAATGAAACTCATGAACACAACGCTCTTCATCCTGGTCAGTTTTTTAAgtga